The following coding sequences lie in one Melopsittacus undulatus isolate bMelUnd1 chromosome 9, bMelUnd1.mat.Z, whole genome shotgun sequence genomic window:
- the LOC101873458 gene encoding ubiquitin carboxyl-terminal hydrolase 8 isoform X1, which translates to MPAVASVPKELYLSTSLEDLNTKIEIKPEKTSTKSYVQSALKIFKAAEESRLDRDEEKAYILYMKYMSVYNFIKKRPDFKQQQDYFHSILGPTNLVKAVEEAERLSDSLKLRYEEAEVRKKLEERDRQELQKKQEPKDDGKSSAKTPSESAVDSKGKSQRINGERKHSPERKDQSDSPSGAVTAERLFAMMSDENIELLIMDARRLKDYQESCIPRSVSVPEEAIRPGVTANWIETRLPEDSRDPWKRRGHFDYIVLLDWFSSAEDLKLGTTLQSLKDALFKWESKTILQNEPLILEGGYENWLLCFPQYTTNAKVTPPQHSRCEAVTVSLDFTYPSLEEPTPVPPVVAIKPPPTEVIENEEMGDNLEERLKSLNRPNIQNAPVPKSDSSSVVNPVSITRSIPEVDRTKKPSLKIPDDNRPKSHSTVSDSQPVENGRIVPDRSTKPLRDTKSVLTEEEKSRVHAETAALLEKNRREKEIRERRQEEQRERLKREIEEQEQKAKEEQKEKEHKEKQQQSKEDREQKERDEQIKREQEEKEKERAHKEAIEAKRQTKNEPESIGAKRVETDKVSVEEREKGTRTPEIQRRALGDVSVSGKQTGVKGQPESGAQKPGPLIEDSEQDTERLKSLREPLMRARSEEMGRIIPGLPAGWAKFLDPITGTFRYYHSPTNSVHMYPPEMAPSSTPPSTPPTHKPKPQVTVEREREHSKLKRSYSSPDITQVIQEEEKKRIPVTPAVNRDNKPVRYTKAEISRLSASQIRNLNPVFGGSGPALTGLRNLGNTCYMNSILQCLCNAPHLADYFNRNLYQDDINRSNFLGHKGEVAEEFGVIMKALWTGQYKYISPKDFKITIGKINDQFAGYSQQDSQELLLFLMDGLHEDLNKADNRKRHKEENNDNLDDFRAAELAWHKHKQLNESIIVALFQGQFKSTVQCLTCHKKSRTFEAFMYLSLPLASTSKCTLQECLRLFSKEEKLTDNNRFYCSHCKTRRDSLKKIEIWKLPPVLLVHLKRFSYDGRWKQKLQTSVDFPLETLDLSQYVIGPKNNLKRYNLFSVSNHYGGLDGGHYTAYCKNAAKQRWFKFDDHEVSEISSSSVKSSAAYILFYTSYEQRVVDMAT; encoded by the exons ATGCCTGCTGTGGCCTCTGTACCTAAGGAGCTGTATCTCTCTACTTCATTGGAAGATCTCAACACGAAGatagaaataaaacctgaaaagacAAGTACAAAGAg ttatgtGCAGAGCGCCCTTAAGATTTTcaaggcagcagaggaaagcagattGGACCGAGATGAAGAAAAGGCTTACATCCtgtatatgaaatatatgtCTGTTTATAACTTTATTAAAAAGAGACCTGATTTTAAGCAGCAACAG GATTATTTTCATTCAATTCTTGGACCTACAAATCTAGTGAAAGCCGTTGAAGAAGCTGAAAGACTGTCAGACAGCCTTAAACTCAG ATATGAGGAAGCTGAAGTTCGGAAAAAACTTGAAGAGAGGGACAGAcaagagctgcagaaaaagcaagaaCCAAAAGATGATGGAAAGAGTTCAGCCAAAACCCCCTCAGAAAGTGCTGTGGATTCCAAAGGAAAAAGCCAAAGG ATTAATGGTGAGAGGAAGCATTCACCGGAGAGAAAGGATCAGTCTGACAGTCCAAGTG GAGCAGTCACAGCTGAGAGACTGTTTGCAATGATGTCAGATGAAAATATTGAATTGCTTATAATGGATGCTCGAAGATTGAAAGATTATCAGGAATCCTGTATTCCAAGATCTGTCAGTGTCCCAGAAGAAGCTATCCGTCCTGG AGTTACTGCTAACTGGATTGAAACTAGACTCCCAGAGGATTCTAGAGATCCATGGAAGAGAAGAGGACACTTCGATTATATTGTACTCCTAGACTGGTTTAGTTCTGCTGAAGACTTAAAGCTAGGAACAACTCTGCAGAGCTTGAAAGATGCACTTTTTAAG TGGGAAAGCAAAACTATACTGCAGAATGAACCCTTAATTCTAGAAGGAGGTTATGAAAACTGGcttctttgttttccccagtACACAACAAATGCTAAAGTAACTCCACCTCAGCATAGTAGGTGTGAAGCAGTGACTGTTTCTT TGGATTTTACATATCCATCTCTCGAAGAGCCCACTCCTGTTCCACCTGTTGTTGCTATAAAGCCACCTCCAACAGAAGTGATTGAAAATGAGGAAATGGGAGATAATTTGGAAGAGAGACTAAAATCACTTAACAGACCAAACATACAGAATGCTCCTGTTCCCAAGTCTGACAGTTCATCTGTAGTTAATCCAGTATCAATTACAAGAAGTATCCCTGAG GTTGATCGTACTAAAAAGCCTTCACTAAAAATCCCTGATGATAACAGACCAAAGTCTCACAGTACAGTCAGTGACAGTCAGCCTGTTGAGAATGGACGAATAGTTCCAGACCGGTCCACAAAGCCATTACGGGACACAAAGAGTGTTctgacagaagaagaaaaaagtcgTGTAcatgcagaaactgctgctcTGCTAGAGAAAAACAGACGGGAAAAAGAAATTCGGGAGAGGCGGCAAGAAGAACAGAGAGAGAGACTCAAACGAGAAATAgaagaacaagaacaaaaagcaaaagaagagcagaaagaaaaggaacacaaagaaaagcaacagcaatCCAAAGAGGACAGAGAACAGAAGGAGAGGGatgaacaaataaaaagagaacaggaggaaaaggaaaaagaaagagcacaCAAAGAAGCAATAGAAGCaaaaaggcaaaccaaaaaTGAACCAGAGAGCATTGGTGCAAAAAGGGTTGAGACTGACAAAGTATCtgtggaagaaagagaaaagggaactCGAACACCAGAAATACAGAGACGGGCACTGGGCGATGTATCTGTTTCAGGCAAG CAAACTGGGGTTAAAGGACAACCAGAGAGTGGAGCTCAAAAGCCAGGACCCCTTATAGAGGATTCTGAACAAGATACTGAAAGACTTAAA tCTCTGCGGGAGCCATTAATGAGAGCACGAAGTGAAGAAATGGGAAGGATAATACCAGGACTGcctgcaggttgggcaaag TTTCTGGATCCAATCACTGGAACCTTTCGTTACTATCACTCGCCAACAAATAGTGTTCATATGTATCCACCAGAAATGGCTCCTTCATCCACTCCTCCATCAACCCCTCCAACTCATAAACCCAAGCCACAGGTGACTGTTGAACGAGAAAGAGAGCACTCCAAACTGAAGCGCTCCTACTCTTCCCCAGATATAACCCAAGTCAttcaggaggaagagaagaaaagaattcCAGTAACTCCTGCAGTCAATCGTGACAATAA ACCAGTCCGTTACACTAAAGCAGAAATTTCAAGACTTTCGGCATCACAAATTCGGAATCTCAATCCAGTGTTTGGGGGATCGGGACCAGCTCTCACAGGACTTCGTAACCTAGGGAACACATGCTATATGAATTCCATATTACAGTGTCTGTGCAATGCACCTCACCTGGCTgattattttaacagaaacttGTATCAAGATGATATTAACAG GTCAAATTTCCTGGGGCATAAAGGTGAAGTGGCTGAAGAGTTTGGTGTAATAATGAAAGCTTTATGGACAGGACAGTATAAATACATCAGTCcaaaagactttaaaattaCAATTGGGAAGATTAATGACCAGTTTGCAGGATATAGCCAACAGGACTCCCAAGAATTACTTCTCTTCCTAATGGATGGCTTGCATGAAGACCTAAATAAA GCTGACAACAGGAAAAggcacaaagaagaaaacaatgatAATCTTGAtgacttcagagcagcagaactAGCCTGGCACAAACACAAGCAGCTCAATGAATCCATTATTGTGGCACTCTTTCAAGGCCAGTTCAAATCTACAGTGCAGTGTCTCACATGTCACAAGAAGTCCCGAACCTTTGAGGCTTTCATGTACTTGTCGTTACCACTTGCCTCTACTAGTAAATGTACGCTACAG gAATGCCTTAGATTGTTCTCCAAAGAGGAGAAGCTCACTGATAACAATAGGTTTTATTGTAGCCATTGCAAAACACGAAGGGATTCtctaaaaaaaatagagatttgGAAATTGCCACCGGTTCTGCTTGTCCACTTGAAACG ATTTTCCTATGATGGAAGATGGAAGCAAAAGCTTCAAACTTCTGTAGATTTCCCATTGGAAACTCTTGACCTTTCACAATATGTTATTGGTCCAAAGAATAACTTGAAGCGATACAATCTGTTTTCAGTCTCA AATCATTACGGTGGGTTGGATGGAGGGCACTACACAGCCTACTGCAAAAATGCTGCGAAACAACGCTGGTTTAAGTTTGATGACCATGAAGTATCTGAGATCTCATCATCATCTGTGAAATCCTCAGCTGCATACATTCTCTTTTACACCTCTTATGAACAGCGAGTAGTAGATATGGCCACGTAA
- the LOC101873458 gene encoding ubiquitin carboxyl-terminal hydrolase 8 isoform X2, translating into MPAVASVPKELYLSTSLEDLNTKIEIKPEKTSTKSYVQSALKIFKAAEESRLDRDEEKAYILYMKYMSVYNFIKKRPDFKQQQDYFHSILGPTNLVKAVEEAERLSDSLKLRYEEAEVRKKLEERDRQELQKKQEPKDDGKSSAKTPSESAVDSKGKSQRINGERKHSPERKDQSDSPSGAVTAERLFAMMSDENIELLIMDARRLKDYQESCIPRSVSVPEEAIRPGVTANWIETRLPEDSRDPWKRRGHFDYIVLLDWFSSAEDLKLGTTLQSLKDALFKWESKTILQNEPLILEGGYENWLLCFPQYTTNAKVTPPQHSRCEAVTVSLDFTYPSLEEPTPVPPVVAIKPPPTEVIENEEMGDNLEERLKSLNRPNIQNAPVPKSDSSSVVNPVSITRSIPEVDRTKKPSLKIPDDNRPKSHSTVSDSQPVENGRIVPDRSTKPLRDTKSVLTEEEKSRVHAETAALLEKNRREKEIRERRQEEQRERLKREIEEQEQKAKEEQKEKEHKEKQQQSKEDREQKERDEQIKREQEEKEKERAHKEAIEAKRQTKNEPESIGAKRVETDKVSVEEREKGTRTPEIQRRALGDVSVSGKSLREPLMRARSEEMGRIIPGLPAGWAKFLDPITGTFRYYHSPTNSVHMYPPEMAPSSTPPSTPPTHKPKPQVTVEREREHSKLKRSYSSPDITQVIQEEEKKRIPVTPAVNRDNKPVRYTKAEISRLSASQIRNLNPVFGGSGPALTGLRNLGNTCYMNSILQCLCNAPHLADYFNRNLYQDDINRSNFLGHKGEVAEEFGVIMKALWTGQYKYISPKDFKITIGKINDQFAGYSQQDSQELLLFLMDGLHEDLNKADNRKRHKEENNDNLDDFRAAELAWHKHKQLNESIIVALFQGQFKSTVQCLTCHKKSRTFEAFMYLSLPLASTSKCTLQECLRLFSKEEKLTDNNRFYCSHCKTRRDSLKKIEIWKLPPVLLVHLKRFSYDGRWKQKLQTSVDFPLETLDLSQYVIGPKNNLKRYNLFSVSNHYGGLDGGHYTAYCKNAAKQRWFKFDDHEVSEISSSSVKSSAAYILFYTSYEQRVVDMAT; encoded by the exons ATGCCTGCTGTGGCCTCTGTACCTAAGGAGCTGTATCTCTCTACTTCATTGGAAGATCTCAACACGAAGatagaaataaaacctgaaaagacAAGTACAAAGAg ttatgtGCAGAGCGCCCTTAAGATTTTcaaggcagcagaggaaagcagattGGACCGAGATGAAGAAAAGGCTTACATCCtgtatatgaaatatatgtCTGTTTATAACTTTATTAAAAAGAGACCTGATTTTAAGCAGCAACAG GATTATTTTCATTCAATTCTTGGACCTACAAATCTAGTGAAAGCCGTTGAAGAAGCTGAAAGACTGTCAGACAGCCTTAAACTCAG ATATGAGGAAGCTGAAGTTCGGAAAAAACTTGAAGAGAGGGACAGAcaagagctgcagaaaaagcaagaaCCAAAAGATGATGGAAAGAGTTCAGCCAAAACCCCCTCAGAAAGTGCTGTGGATTCCAAAGGAAAAAGCCAAAGG ATTAATGGTGAGAGGAAGCATTCACCGGAGAGAAAGGATCAGTCTGACAGTCCAAGTG GAGCAGTCACAGCTGAGAGACTGTTTGCAATGATGTCAGATGAAAATATTGAATTGCTTATAATGGATGCTCGAAGATTGAAAGATTATCAGGAATCCTGTATTCCAAGATCTGTCAGTGTCCCAGAAGAAGCTATCCGTCCTGG AGTTACTGCTAACTGGATTGAAACTAGACTCCCAGAGGATTCTAGAGATCCATGGAAGAGAAGAGGACACTTCGATTATATTGTACTCCTAGACTGGTTTAGTTCTGCTGAAGACTTAAAGCTAGGAACAACTCTGCAGAGCTTGAAAGATGCACTTTTTAAG TGGGAAAGCAAAACTATACTGCAGAATGAACCCTTAATTCTAGAAGGAGGTTATGAAAACTGGcttctttgttttccccagtACACAACAAATGCTAAAGTAACTCCACCTCAGCATAGTAGGTGTGAAGCAGTGACTGTTTCTT TGGATTTTACATATCCATCTCTCGAAGAGCCCACTCCTGTTCCACCTGTTGTTGCTATAAAGCCACCTCCAACAGAAGTGATTGAAAATGAGGAAATGGGAGATAATTTGGAAGAGAGACTAAAATCACTTAACAGACCAAACATACAGAATGCTCCTGTTCCCAAGTCTGACAGTTCATCTGTAGTTAATCCAGTATCAATTACAAGAAGTATCCCTGAG GTTGATCGTACTAAAAAGCCTTCACTAAAAATCCCTGATGATAACAGACCAAAGTCTCACAGTACAGTCAGTGACAGTCAGCCTGTTGAGAATGGACGAATAGTTCCAGACCGGTCCACAAAGCCATTACGGGACACAAAGAGTGTTctgacagaagaagaaaaaagtcgTGTAcatgcagaaactgctgctcTGCTAGAGAAAAACAGACGGGAAAAAGAAATTCGGGAGAGGCGGCAAGAAGAACAGAGAGAGAGACTCAAACGAGAAATAgaagaacaagaacaaaaagcaaaagaagagcagaaagaaaaggaacacaaagaaaagcaacagcaatCCAAAGAGGACAGAGAACAGAAGGAGAGGGatgaacaaataaaaagagaacaggaggaaaaggaaaaagaaagagcacaCAAAGAAGCAATAGAAGCaaaaaggcaaaccaaaaaTGAACCAGAGAGCATTGGTGCAAAAAGGGTTGAGACTGACAAAGTATCtgtggaagaaagagaaaagggaactCGAACACCAGAAATACAGAGACGGGCACTGGGCGATGTATCTGTTTCAGGCAAG tCTCTGCGGGAGCCATTAATGAGAGCACGAAGTGAAGAAATGGGAAGGATAATACCAGGACTGcctgcaggttgggcaaag TTTCTGGATCCAATCACTGGAACCTTTCGTTACTATCACTCGCCAACAAATAGTGTTCATATGTATCCACCAGAAATGGCTCCTTCATCCACTCCTCCATCAACCCCTCCAACTCATAAACCCAAGCCACAGGTGACTGTTGAACGAGAAAGAGAGCACTCCAAACTGAAGCGCTCCTACTCTTCCCCAGATATAACCCAAGTCAttcaggaggaagagaagaaaagaattcCAGTAACTCCTGCAGTCAATCGTGACAATAA ACCAGTCCGTTACACTAAAGCAGAAATTTCAAGACTTTCGGCATCACAAATTCGGAATCTCAATCCAGTGTTTGGGGGATCGGGACCAGCTCTCACAGGACTTCGTAACCTAGGGAACACATGCTATATGAATTCCATATTACAGTGTCTGTGCAATGCACCTCACCTGGCTgattattttaacagaaacttGTATCAAGATGATATTAACAG GTCAAATTTCCTGGGGCATAAAGGTGAAGTGGCTGAAGAGTTTGGTGTAATAATGAAAGCTTTATGGACAGGACAGTATAAATACATCAGTCcaaaagactttaaaattaCAATTGGGAAGATTAATGACCAGTTTGCAGGATATAGCCAACAGGACTCCCAAGAATTACTTCTCTTCCTAATGGATGGCTTGCATGAAGACCTAAATAAA GCTGACAACAGGAAAAggcacaaagaagaaaacaatgatAATCTTGAtgacttcagagcagcagaactAGCCTGGCACAAACACAAGCAGCTCAATGAATCCATTATTGTGGCACTCTTTCAAGGCCAGTTCAAATCTACAGTGCAGTGTCTCACATGTCACAAGAAGTCCCGAACCTTTGAGGCTTTCATGTACTTGTCGTTACCACTTGCCTCTACTAGTAAATGTACGCTACAG gAATGCCTTAGATTGTTCTCCAAAGAGGAGAAGCTCACTGATAACAATAGGTTTTATTGTAGCCATTGCAAAACACGAAGGGATTCtctaaaaaaaatagagatttgGAAATTGCCACCGGTTCTGCTTGTCCACTTGAAACG ATTTTCCTATGATGGAAGATGGAAGCAAAAGCTTCAAACTTCTGTAGATTTCCCATTGGAAACTCTTGACCTTTCACAATATGTTATTGGTCCAAAGAATAACTTGAAGCGATACAATCTGTTTTCAGTCTCA AATCATTACGGTGGGTTGGATGGAGGGCACTACACAGCCTACTGCAAAAATGCTGCGAAACAACGCTGGTTTAAGTTTGATGACCATGAAGTATCTGAGATCTCATCATCATCTGTGAAATCCTCAGCTGCATACATTCTCTTTTACACCTCTTATGAACAGCGAGTAGTAGATATGGCCACGTAA